A genomic stretch from Chiloscyllium punctatum isolate Juve2018m chromosome 40, sChiPun1.3, whole genome shotgun sequence includes:
- the LOC140464394 gene encoding NADPH oxidase organizer 1-like: protein MSKRFPLQVRIIGLMQHKKLKTYLASVLWSDQNDVIVYRTFTEFKKLHKTIVKKYPLEAGRIKKSDRILPKFQDISRREKRQARVSRSVLRIGMLQEYCDRLLTSSTKITEDRDIVQFFLATNSDLAPSFPSDSVIVMPSAVEKRRETLRRSAKTGAQSITQPMASENYRCIAPYETKDTKNRPFKVLEDETVDVIAKNTSGWWLVENEEKQLAWFPAPYLKKCLSSVRSGDSFIETSGKSQYYAVKSYEKKNEDELSMHVGVIVDVLKKSSDGWWFIRYDGQSGYVPSVYLQPYKNPHSKLQILTKPVRCASTPDLTITVDNSSVLSSVEKQKLRRSQDSSPTKTTGVTLKLQRQKSKSSTYLPDENLSEGELSLPNSDESDSRTESLCDDSSDKSESTENDSLPDSYHVLKGSDNVARLFENLTVSAETMSKNDSGVENMDLSDSPDASANVEVPATDMTPRIPPRPHRQEILSRCTTFTKNMVLRSQNLPTFQSYITEP from the exons ATGAGCAAGAGGTTCCCGCTGCAGGTCCGCATTATTGGATTAATGCAACACAAGAAGCTAAAG ACTTATCTTGCATCAGTCCTGTGGTCTGATCAGAATGATGTTattgtgtacaggacattcacAGAGTTTAAGAAACTGCAT AAAACCATTGTGAAGAAGTACCCTTTAGAAGCTGGCCGTATTAAAAAGTCAGACCGCATTCTCCCCAAATTCCAAG ATATCTCCAGAAGGGAGAAAAGGCAAGCTCGAGTCAGTAGATCAGTGCTCAGGATCGGAATGCTGCAGGAATATTGTGATCGTTTATTGACATCTTCCACTAAGATCACTGAGGACCGAGATATTGTCCAATTCTTCCTGGCCACTAACAGTGACCTGGCACCGTCCTTTCCGTCAGACAG TGTTATTGTCATGCCTTCGGCGgtagagaagaggagagagactTTACGGCGTTCTGCCAAAACCGGCGCCCAGTCTATCACCCAGCCTATGGCTTCAGAGAATTACAGGTGCATCGCACCTTATGAAACCAAAGATACCAAGAACAGGCCGTTTAAGGTGCTGGAGGACGAAACCGTCGATGTTATAGCCAAGAACACATCAG GTTGGTGGCTTGTGGAGAATGAAGAAAAGCAGTTAGCCTGGTTTCCAGCTCCCTATCTCAAAAAATGCCTTTCTTCTGTCAGATCTGGggactcattcattgaaacatcaGGCA AGAGCCAATATTATGCTGTTAAAAGCTATGAAAAGAAAAACGAAGATGAACTATCCATGCACGTGGGTGTTATAGTTGATGTCTTGAAAAAGTCCAGTGATGGATGGTGGTTTATTAG GTATGATGGTCAGTCTGGGTATGTCCCATCGGTCTATCTGCAGCCATACAAAAACCCTCATTCGAAATTACAGATTCTAACCAAGCCGGTCAGATGTGCTTCCACTCCAGATCTCACTATCACTGTTGACAATTCATCTGTGCTCTCAAGTGTTGAAAAGCAGAAGTTGCGGAGAAGCCAAGACAGTTCCCCCACAAAAACCACCGGTGTCACTCTTAAACTGCAAAGGCAAAAATCAAAGTCTTCCACCTACTTGCCAGATGAAAACCTATCTGAAGGTGAATTGAGCCTCCCCAACTCAGACGAGTCAGATAGCAGGACAGAAAGCTTGTGTGATGATAGTTCAGACAAGTCAGAGTCGACTGAGAATGACAGTTTGCCAGATAGTTACCATGTCCTTAAAGGCTCCGATAATGTAGCAAGACTATTTGAGAACCTAACTGTGTCTGCTGAGACCATGTCCAAGAACGATTCGGGAGTGGAAAACATGGATTTGAGTGACAGCCCTGATGCTTCAGCGAATGTGGAAGTCCCTGCTACAGACATGACTCCCAGAATACCTCCAAGGCCACATCGCCAAGAAATACTGTCAAGGTGCACCACCTTCACCAAGAACATGGTTCTGCGGTCTCAAAATCTTCCCACCTTCCAAAGTTACATAACAGAACCTTAG